The following are encoded together in the Chanodichthys erythropterus isolate Z2021 chromosome 16, ASM2448905v1, whole genome shotgun sequence genome:
- the LOC137003704 gene encoding zinc finger protein 175 — protein MLPGEMFESRLKAVLESAVSEILQLHEDGLMLMRAQIRLRDAQIRALKKRVTDSEFAGRLECRDGDIQNPAARLQLDGNPDDSDALAQMFTAERKDMLVAEELNAPQNEEDFAGPVEMKQNFLEITDHPHCSQIPARTHTCAFTSISTTQTVNSLGFESFSQNSRPDRTASDFIQNTTSPDRSNACRREAAQEKWFICSFCGKSFDRSSHLQMHRRVHTGERPFCCAVCGKSFSQLSNLRTHQKIHRTHTKTN, from the exons ATGCTTCCAGGAGAGATGTTTGAGAGCAGGCTGAAGGCAGTGCTGGAGTCCGCGGTGTCGGAGATCCTGCAGCTGCACGAGGACGGACTCATGCTGATGCGCGCGCAGATCCGCCTGAGAGACGCGCAGATCCGCGCGCTGAAGAAGCGCGTCACAGACAGCGAGTTCGCGG GGCGTCTCGAGTGCCGTGATGGAGACATTCAGAATCCTGCTGCACGACTTCAGCTCGACGGGAATCCAGACGACAGCGACGCACTCGCACAGATGTTTACTGCAGAAAGAAAAGACATGCTCGTCGCTGAAGAACTCAACGCACCTCAGAACGAGGAAGACTTTGCTGGACCGGTGGAGATGAAGCAGAACTTTCTTGAAATCACAGATCATCCACACTGCTCGCAGATTCCCGCAAGAACACACACGTGCGCGTTCACGTCCATCAGCACTACTCAAACCGTGAACAGCCTCGGCTTTGAGTCCTTCAGTCAGAATTCACGACCCGACAGAACCGCGTCAGACTTCATCCAGAACACAACGTCTCCTGATCGCAGTAATGCGTGCAGACGCGAAGCGGCGCAGGAAAAGTGGTTCATCTGTTCGTTCTGCGGGAAGAGTTTCGACCGCTCCAGCCACCTGCAGATGCACCGGCGCGTCCACACCGGAGAGAGACCCTTCTGCTGCGCCGTCTGCGGCAAGAGCTTCTCGCAGCTCAGCAACCTGCGCACACACCAGAAGATCCACCGGACACACACCAAGACAAACTGA